Below is a genomic region from Zea mays cultivar B73 chromosome 9, Zm-B73-REFERENCE-NAM-5.0, whole genome shotgun sequence.
CAAACATATTGTGGATATTAGAAGGTCTAGAAATACCAAAAGCCAGAAAAATAAAGTCCCAAACCCGTCTCGCAAAATGACAGTAAAAAAGAAGGTGTCTGATCGTCTCATTTTTGTGACAGAAGCAGCATTTCAGACTACCTTTCCAGTTATGTTTTGCTAAGTTATCCTTTGTTAGGATGACTCCCCTTTTTAGATACCACAAGAATACTTTGATTTTTAGGGGGGCCTTTAGCTTCCAAATGACTTTATTGTGATTTGGGATGTTGATTTTGATCAAGGCTTGGTAGAGCGACTTTACCGAGAATTTTCCTGACTTAGTTAGACCCCAAGTGAACTCATCTTCACCCTGGTCCAGCTGGACTCTCGCGATACGTGAATACAATTCGTTCCACGCCACTAATTTTGGTCCTATCAAAGATCTCCGCCAGGAAATATTTGGTTGTGGGGTTGATAAAACTTCTGCAATGGTTATAAATTTTCTTCTTGTTATGCAATATAACCCTGGGTACTGGTGTTTTAAAGTCCCACTCCCAAGCCAGTTATCTTCCCAAAATCTCACCTGAGAGCCATTTCTAATTTTGAAATTGCCGAAGCGAAGGAAGTCATGCTTCACTTTCATCAAGCTGGCCCAAAAATGTGAATCACCAGGTTTCCACTGGACTTGTACTAATGGTTTTGACCCCAAATATTTATTTTTGAGTAATTGCTGCCAGGTTCCCTCTGATGTTACCAGCTTATATAACCATTTACTTAAAAGAGAGATGTTCTTTATATTTAGGTCTTCAATCCCAAGGCCCCCTTGCTCCTTAGGTTGGCATAAGATGTCCCATCTGGCCAATCGATATTTTTTCTTGTTCTCGTCCCCTTGCCAGTAGAATCGAGAACGAAAATAATCGAGTTTTTGAAGGACTCCCTTTGGAATAGCAAagaaagacatcatgtacattggTAGGCTAGACAAGATTGAATTTATCAGAGTCAACCTTCCCCCCACTGAAAGATGCTTGCCATGCCAACTGCATAACCTTTTTTCAAACCTCTCTTCTATTTTCTTCCAATCCGTGTTCCTTAATTTTTTGTAATGGATTGGGATTCCTAGATAGCACATTGGTAGCTGCCCCTGCTTACAACCAAAGATTTCTGCGTATTGATCCGAGGCATCTCGAGCCTCCCCAAAACAGAATAGCTCGCTCTTATGAAAGTTGATTTTTAGCCCTGATACTTGTTCAAAGGCAGCAAGTATCAACTTCATGTTGCGAGCTTTATCCAAATCATGTTCTAGAAATAAAATTGTATCGTCTGCATATTGTAAGATAGACAGACCTCCCTCTATTAAGTGAGGCACTATGCCACCAATTTGTTCATGTTCTTCTGCCCTCCGTAATAACACAGCCAACATATCTGCTACTATATTAAAGAGGAGAGGGGATAATGGGTCTCCTTGTCTGAGCCCTTTTTTTGTTTGAAAGAAGTGGCCAATGTCATCATTAACATTTACTGCGACACTTCCCCCTGAAATGAAAGTATGTATCCAAGAAATCCATTTGGCTGAGAAGCCTTTCATTCGTAGGGTTTGTAGTAGGAACGACCATTTAACCTTGTCATAGGCCTTTTCAAAATCAATTTTAAAAATTATTCCACTGAGGTTCTTCCTATGCATTTCATGTATAGTTTCATGAAGAATGACGACCCCTTCTAGGATGTTCCGTCCCTGCATGAAGGCTGTTTGAGTCGGGCTAATCACTTTGTCTGCCACCATATTCAGTCTGTTCGTTGCTACTTTTGTGAAAATCTTGAAGCTCACATTAAGCAAGCAAATTGGTCTATACTGTTGTATGACATTGACCTCTTGGAGTTTGGGTATTAGAGTTATCACGCCAAAGTTCAAACTAAACAGAGGTAAGTTACCATGAAACAGATCGTTGAACATGAGCATAATATCTCCCTTGATAATTTCCCAGAATTTTTGATAGAATTCCGCAGGAAAGCCATCAGGCCCAGGTGCTTTATTCTTTTCCATTTGGAAAATAGCTTCCTTTACCTCCTCAATTGTGAATGGAGCTGTTAAGAATTCATTTTCCGAGGGTGAGACTTGAGTAATATCCTGAATGATTTCCTCATCAAGGGAGATATTGTTATCCAAAGGATCACCAAAGAGGCCCTTATAGAACTCAGTTATATAGTTCTTGAGGTTTGTTTGACCTTCAATTTTTCCCCCTTCGTGGTCTAAGGAACGAATTAGTTTCTTTCTATGCTTGCCATTAGCAATCATCTGAAAGTACCTAGTATTGTTGTCCCTTAGGATAATGTCCTTCGCCTTTGCCCTCTGGTAATATTTTATTTCCTCTTCCCGAAGGAGTTTAGATAGGTCCTCCCTGGCACGAGCAAGTTGCTCTTGCTCTTCCTCAGATAGGTCCCTACCAAACTCCAAACTACTCATCTCTGCTCTCTCCTCTCAGAGCTTCTCCTTCCTTCTCACGTTACCTCTGGTAACACTAGTGCTGGATTTGTTTTGAAACCACAACCATATGGATGATGTCCGTCGCCAGCTGCCGGCAATCCAGCTCCTCCTCGGCCAGAGCGATGCTCCGTCCGTCGCGTTGGCGTCGCGATCACTCCGATGCCGCCGTGGTGAGGTCAGACCCACTGTTGTCTCTTGAGATCTGCGTGTCTGCCTCTGCCGGTGCAAAGCATTTAAGGCAGATTTTGAAGGAAATTTTCTACTACTATTCCCCAAGTAACCTCCACGAGGCAGGCTGACCGAGAACCTGCTAATGGCTTCATTAAAATAGATTATAGAGTTGATATGCCTCGGCTTCCGGGTCTGAGCTCCCAGGTTCGCGCTAATGGTCGATCTGCACATGCTTGCTTCTGACCAGGACATGTTGACCTCCACTCCAAGCGAGACTGCGCGCGTCCAACCGGCTGGCGGCAGCTCGGCAGGAGCGCATGGCGCCGGAGTGCAGCCGCCGCGACGCTCCCCCCAGCGCGACGCTTCTGATCGTTTGCGTTGCACTCTACACCGTCGTCCTCGCCGTTGCCTCCAGTCCGAAGGCGTTGGCGTCCTCTTCGGCGCTGTCCTCTCGCGCTCGCGCAGCGCcggaacagcagctgctcctgtccGCTGATCTCACCACGGTACGCACTCGCACACACAGCCATATCTGCTGATCTCGTGAGTTTACGTCAGCACTCAGAGGAAAGAAACCGTTAAGAGCCTAGCTAAGCGGAGCTATGTGTGCCAGGAGGAGAGCGCAAGAAGGCCGGGGGAGACGCGGAGACCGCCGAGCGTGGAGCAGGAGCTCGACGTGGCGCGAGCTGCGATCCGGCGCACGGCGCAGCGGCACGGCGATGCCGGCCGAGCAGGCGACGGCAATGTCAGCTCCGCGAACACCTGGTTCGACGCTGGAGTGGAGTATGCTCTCTTGGCCAGCGTCTACCGCAATCCGGCCGCGTTCCACCGGTGAGTCGTCGGCCCCTACTCTGGCACAAATCACACAATGCGAAAGTTGGTCTTGGTCGTCGTCGAGCTGTGCATCCTCCTCCTCCGCTAACCAGCGGCGTGCGCCTCCAGCTCTCCACCTCAACTCATCTCGCCGTTCTTGTTATGCTACACATACGGCTGACATGCAGGAGCTACGCGGAGATGGAGAAGCTGTTCAGAGTGTACGTGTACGAGGAAGGCGAGCCGCCGATCCTGCACGCCGGCCCGTGCAAGAACATCTACACCATCGAGGGCCGCTTCATCGAGCAGCTCGAGCTCATGGCGCCGTCGCCAGCCTCGTCGTCGAGGCGGGGAACCCGGCGTCGGTCTGCCAGTGACGTCCGGACGTCGGAACCCGCGCGAGCCCACGCCTTCTTCCTGCCGTTCAGCGTCTCTCAGATGGTGCAGTTCGCGTACCGGCCCAACACCTACGACAAAACCCCTCTCCGCGCCATCGTCGCCGACTACGTCCGCGTCGTCGCGTCCCGACACCCCTACTGGAATCGCTCCGCCGGCGCCGATCACTTCATGCTCGCCTGCCACGATTGGGTCAGTGTGCCCGCTACAAAATCTTGGCATATCTAGCTCGCTCGACGCTAATGGTCTGACGAGCAGGCATTTTACTGGATCTACGTACTTGCGGTGACTCATGGCTGCATATACGATACGAATAGGGTCCGGAGGCGTCGACGGGACACCCGGAGCTGCACGCGAACGGCATCCGCGCGCTCTGCAACGCTAACTCCTCCGAGGGCTTCCGGCCGTGGCAGGACGTGAGCGTGCCGGACATCAACCTCTACGACGGAGACATGCCGCGGCAGCTCCTGGCGCCGGCGCCAGGGGTGACTTCGCGTCCGTTCCTCGCCTTCTTTGCCGGCGGCCGGCACGGGCACATCCGCGACCTCCTGCT
It encodes:
- the LOC103639747 gene encoding probable glycosyltransferase At5g25310, which translates into the protein MAPECSRRDAPPSATLLIVCVALYTVVLAVASSPKALASSSALSSRARAAPEQQLLLSADLTTEESARRPGETRRPPSVEQELDVARAAIRRTAQRHGDAGRAGDGNVSSANTWFDAGVEYALLASVYRNPAAFHRSYAEMEKLFRVYVYEEGEPPILHAGPCKNIYTIEGRFIEQLELMAPSPASSSRRGTRRRSASDVRTSEPARAHAFFLPFSVSQMVQFAYRPNTYDKTPLRAIVADYVRVVASRHPYWNRSAGADHFMLACHDWGPEASTGHPELHANGIRALCNANSSEGFRPWQDVSVPDINLYDGDMPRQLLAPAPGVTSRPFLAFFAGGRHGHIRDLLLRHWKGRDPDFFPVYEHRHEDGFDYYSFMRRARFCLCPSGYQVASPRVVESIHAECVPVILSDGYVLPFADVLRWEAFSVAVPVADIPRLREVLERIPAPEVEKLQQGVRLVKRHFMLNQPPQRLDMFNMILHSVWLRRLNLRLDH